One part of the Tunicatimonas pelagia genome encodes these proteins:
- a CDS encoding GNAT family N-acetyltransferase, which translates to MPITLRTATIDDLALLQHWDKQPHVKASDSDEDWNWQYELQRFPKWREQLIAELDGRPLGCIQIIDPAEEESHYWGNVEANLRAIDIWIGEAEDLSKGYGTVMINLALKRCFDDEKVTSVLIDPLETNHGAIRFYERIGFQFVERRTFEDSQCIVYRLARTDWEMRN; encoded by the coding sequence ATGCCGATTACGTTACGTACGGCTACTATTGACGATTTAGCACTCTTGCAGCATTGGGATAAACAACCCCACGTCAAAGCATCGGACAGTGATGAGGACTGGAATTGGCAATACGAGCTGCAACGCTTTCCCAAGTGGCGGGAGCAGTTGATCGCTGAGTTAGACGGCAGACCTCTTGGCTGTATACAAATTATTGATCCGGCCGAAGAAGAGTCGCACTACTGGGGCAATGTGGAAGCGAACCTACGAGCTATTGATATCTGGATTGGCGAAGCCGAAGACCTGAGTAAAGGCTACGGAACCGTTATGATAAACCTCGCACTAAAACGCTGCTTTGACGATGAAAAGGTCACGTCAGTGCTGATTGATCCGCTGGAGACCAACCACGGGGCTATTCGCTTCTACGAGCGCATTGGATTCCAGTTTGTGGAGCGAAGAACCTTTGAGGATAGTCAATGCATAGTGTATAGACTCGCCCGAACAGACTGGGAAATGAGGAATTAA
- a CDS encoding LacI family DNA-binding transcriptional regulator produces MKPITLKEIAEQLNISISTVSRALRDHPRISRTTKQAVQALAKELDFQPNPLAMNLRMQRTQTIGVIVPKISYAFYASAITGIEAVAIGEGYNIVICQSNESYEQEVANIKSLLLSRVDGIIVSLAGETKQYDHFQEVLNRGVPLVFFNRVCPELSVSQVIIDNFLAAAQAVSFLIQHGCQRIGLLAGPSSVEISNERLRGYQQTLAQHQLPFDPNLVAHCDYSEADGYDQTVRLLQLSNPPDAIFAVSDRLAIAALQALRDYGIRIPQDMALVGFNNDPVTAVVSPSLTTIDQNPEQMGETAAHLLFQQLRDAKTDIEQVVLKTRLLERNSVKK; encoded by the coding sequence ATGAAGCCTATTACGCTAAAAGAAATCGCAGAGCAACTGAATATTTCCATTTCTACAGTTTCCCGCGCACTACGCGACCACCCCCGTATTTCCCGAACTACGAAGCAGGCCGTACAAGCATTAGCCAAGGAACTAGACTTTCAGCCCAATCCGCTGGCTATGAATCTGCGGATGCAGCGTACCCAGACTATCGGAGTGATTGTCCCTAAAATCAGCTATGCGTTTTATGCTTCGGCAATTACTGGAATTGAAGCAGTTGCGATTGGAGAAGGGTACAATATTGTCATCTGCCAGTCTAATGAATCGTATGAACAAGAAGTAGCTAACATCAAATCGTTACTGCTAAGTCGGGTTGATGGAATCATCGTATCCTTGGCGGGGGAAACTAAGCAGTACGACCACTTTCAAGAAGTACTGAACCGAGGTGTTCCTTTAGTTTTTTTCAACCGAGTGTGTCCCGAGCTATCAGTATCACAGGTAATTATTGATAATTTTTTAGCGGCAGCGCAGGCTGTATCTTTTCTAATTCAGCACGGATGCCAACGTATTGGACTACTGGCTGGCCCATCTTCTGTTGAGATCAGTAATGAACGTCTTCGGGGTTATCAACAAACGCTAGCACAGCACCAACTACCGTTTGACCCCAACTTGGTAGCGCACTGCGACTACAGTGAGGCCGATGGTTACGACCAAACGGTTCGTCTGCTTCAACTATCCAATCCACCCGATGCTATTTTTGCCGTGAGTGACCGACTTGCCATTGCTGCCTTACAAGCCTTACGCGATTACGGTATACGAATTCCTCAAGATATGGCGCTAGTCGGTTTCAATAATGATCCAGTAACCGCTGTAGTGAGTCCGTCTTTAACTACTATCGATCAAAACCCGGAACAAATGGGCGAAACCGCAGCCCACTTGCTGTTTCAGCAGTTGCGTGATGCTAAAACTGATATTGAACAGGTAGTGCTAAAAACTCGGCTATTGGAACGAAATTCCGTAAAAAAATAG
- a CDS encoding Uma2 family endonuclease, translating into MIAEAETKITRRLFTVEEYHQMAEVGILHEDDRIELIHGEIIQMSPIGKNHSAIVRRLNNLLKNYLESNILVDVQNPVLINEHSEPEPDIVILPFREDYYAETGVTPRDVLLLIEVSDSTLKYDRNTKLPLYATAGIPEVWIIDVNKKQLEAYRQPSGDRYQSVTTLTREDNISATQLSLNALVKELIG; encoded by the coding sequence ATGATTGCTGAAGCCGAAACTAAAATCACTCGCCGCTTATTTACGGTGGAAGAATACCACCAGATGGCTGAAGTGGGTATTTTACACGAAGACGACCGTATTGAATTAATTCACGGAGAAATTATCCAAATGAGTCCAATTGGGAAAAATCACTCAGCCATTGTACGTCGCTTGAATAACCTTTTAAAGAATTACTTAGAGTCAAACATACTTGTTGATGTACAAAATCCGGTACTTATCAATGAGCACTCAGAACCTGAGCCGGATATTGTGATTCTGCCGTTTCGGGAGGATTATTACGCTGAAACCGGAGTTACTCCAAGAGATGTACTGCTATTGATCGAGGTGTCAGATAGTACATTGAAATATGATAGGAATACCAAACTACCGCTTTACGCCACAGCAGGTATTCCTGAAGTGTGGATTATAGACGTTAATAAGAAACAGCTTGAAGCGTACCGTCAACCGAGCGGAGATCGTTACCAATCAGTAACTACCCTCACTCGGGAAGATAATATTTCAGCCACTCAGCTATCACTGAATGCGCTGGTAAAAGAACTTATCGGATGA
- a CDS encoding tartrate dehydrogenase has protein sequence MKNYKIAVVPGDGIGNEIVPAGLSVLEAAAKKHQFTLETEQFPFGAGYYKQHGVFMPDDGLETLKQFDAVYFGAVGDPEVDDTLPAMLYTFRVRTAFQQYVNYRPVKLLPGIDSPLRYKSHQDIDFVVVRENNEGEFVQNGKIIHPDQPYGLATDTSVFTRAGIERIAHYSFKLAQKRRKKVTNVTKSNTLINSLAYWDRVIEEVSVQYPDVTYHKMYVDNASASFVLKPEVFDVIVTTNMIGDILSDLGGAIMGSLGLGPSGNINPEKEFPSMFEPIHGSAPDIAGQGIANPVGSIWSGALMLEHLGETEAAQDIVKGIEATTQKGIVTVDLGGTAKTTEIADSVIENM, from the coding sequence ATGAAGAATTACAAAATTGCGGTGGTTCCTGGCGACGGAATCGGAAACGAGATTGTTCCCGCCGGCTTGAGCGTTCTAGAGGCCGCCGCTAAAAAGCACCAGTTTACCTTAGAAACCGAGCAATTTCCTTTCGGGGCGGGTTACTACAAACAGCACGGAGTTTTTATGCCGGATGATGGGCTGGAAACCCTCAAACAATTTGATGCCGTATATTTTGGTGCGGTGGGTGACCCCGAGGTAGACGATACTTTACCCGCTATGCTATATACCTTTCGGGTTCGCACAGCATTTCAGCAGTACGTAAACTACCGTCCGGTAAAATTGCTACCCGGCATTGATAGCCCCTTGCGCTATAAATCACATCAGGATATTGATTTTGTGGTGGTTCGGGAGAATAACGAAGGTGAGTTTGTGCAAAACGGGAAAATCATCCACCCTGACCAGCCCTACGGATTAGCCACTGACACCAGTGTATTTACCCGGGCAGGCATTGAGCGTATCGCCCACTATTCTTTTAAGCTAGCGCAAAAGCGCCGAAAGAAGGTTACCAATGTTACCAAATCCAACACGCTTATCAATAGCTTAGCTTACTGGGATCGAGTGATTGAAGAAGTATCAGTGCAGTACCCTGATGTAACTTACCACAAAATGTACGTGGATAATGCCTCAGCTAGCTTTGTTCTAAAGCCGGAAGTGTTCGACGTAATCGTCACTACCAATATGATCGGCGATATTTTGAGTGATTTGGGTGGAGCAATTATGGGTAGCTTAGGTCTGGGACCGAGCGGAAATATCAATCCCGAAAAAGAGTTTCCTTCCATGTTCGAGCCCATTCACGGCTCCGCTCCCGATATTGCCGGACAAGGCATTGCCAACCCGGTAGGTTCTATCTGGTCGGGTGCCCTGATGCTAGAGCACTTGGGAGAAACTGAAGCGGCCCAGGACATTGTAAAGGGTATTGAGGCTACCACCCAAAAAGGAATTGTCACCGTAGATTTAGGAGGTACCGCCAAAACTACCGAGATTGCCGATAGTGTAATTGAAAATATGTAG
- the fbaA gene encoding class II fructose-bisphosphate aldolase, with product MKKFEPGVLYGDQLIEFFEYAQKKQFALPAANVIGSNSINAVLETARDVQSAVIVQFSNSGAAFNAGKGFSNDGQQASIAGAVAGAQHVHIMAKHYGVPVILHTDHAAKKLLPWIDGMLDAGEKYYEQHSRPLFSSHMLDLSEEPLEENVEISKKYFERMNPLGMGIEVELGVTGGEEDGVDNTDVDASKLYTQPEEVAYTYEQLKQVGERFTVAAAFGNVHGVYKPGNVKLTPTILRDSQKHIEEKHSTAAKPVYFVFHGGSGSTQEEIREAIGYGVIKMNIDTDLQWAFWDGVRGYYENKKDYLQAQIGNPEGDDKPNKKTYDPRVWLREAEKSFVKRLTAAFEDLNAVGSNA from the coding sequence ATGAAAAAGTTTGAACCCGGCGTACTCTACGGCGATCAACTCATAGAATTTTTTGAATACGCCCAGAAAAAACAGTTTGCCTTACCTGCTGCTAATGTCATCGGTAGTAACTCTATTAATGCAGTGCTGGAAACCGCCCGCGATGTGCAATCAGCCGTGATTGTTCAGTTCTCTAACTCGGGAGCAGCCTTTAATGCTGGCAAAGGATTTAGTAACGACGGTCAGCAGGCTTCTATTGCCGGAGCCGTTGCTGGAGCTCAACACGTGCATATCATGGCCAAGCACTACGGCGTACCTGTCATTCTTCATACCGATCACGCAGCTAAGAAACTATTACCCTGGATTGACGGAATGCTGGATGCCGGAGAAAAATACTACGAGCAGCACAGTCGCCCGTTGTTCAGCTCCCACATGCTTGATCTTTCGGAAGAGCCGTTAGAAGAAAATGTAGAGATCAGCAAGAAGTACTTCGAGCGAATGAACCCACTAGGGATGGGAATTGAAGTAGAGCTTGGTGTAACGGGTGGGGAGGAAGATGGAGTAGATAATACTGATGTTGATGCTTCTAAGCTATACACTCAGCCCGAAGAAGTGGCTTACACCTACGAACAGTTGAAGCAAGTGGGCGAACGATTTACCGTAGCGGCGGCATTTGGCAACGTACACGGGGTATATAAGCCAGGTAATGTGAAGTTAACGCCTACCATTCTGCGCGATTCGCAAAAGCATATTGAAGAGAAGCACAGTACCGCCGCTAAGCCAGTTTACTTCGTGTTTCACGGTGGCTCGGGTTCTACCCAAGAGGAGATCCGGGAAGCAATTGGCTACGGAGTAATTAAAATGAATATTGATACTGACTTGCAGTGGGCTTTCTGGGATGGAGTGCGGGGCTACTACGAAAATAAGAAAGATTATCTACAAGCTCAGATCGGTAACCCCGAAGGCGATGATAAGCCCAACAAGAAAACCTACGATCCCCGCGTGTGGCTACGCGAAGCTGAGAAAAGCTTTGTAAAACGCCTAACTGCCGCTTTTGAAGATTTGAATGCAGTAGGGTCTAACGCTTAA
- a CDS encoding DUF5060 domain-containing protein → MRNYSLLNLLLLISWITACQPAEEPESLPTYQQWHKVTLSFEGLETSEDAEDNPFTNYRLIVTFSNGDQSYEIPGFYAADGNAAESSATSGNIWQVRFAPNTEGEWTYSASFRKGDNIAISTDANAGEPIAFDGEQGSFQVVASDKQGKDFRAKGRLQYAGERYLKFAGTDEYYLKGGAGSPENLLGYVDFDGTEFGGEEGHKDGEAPVDKQLHVYEDHIKDWNEGDPSWQGGKGKGIIGGLNYLAGKGMNSLYFLTMNIKGDGEDVWPYTGYDERYRFDCSKLDQWETVFTHADSLGILLHFFTQETENELLLDNGDLGPQRKLYYRELIARFAHHLGVAWNMGEENGYAEFTPDSQNDDQRRAMISYFKETDPYQNFVALHTHAAQKERDEVLEPLLGYEDLDGPSLQIGRPAKVHDETKHWISESGEAGKQWVVNLDEIGPYYHGVFPDDIDPEHDTIRYEVLWGNLMAGGGGAEWYFGYLYGDSDLGLETWRTRNNMWDQTRYAVSFFHDNLPFWEMESADELVDAEETYCFAKPGEVYAIYLHSVITTNLNLEEGNYSVQWFDPENGGDLQSGSVTEISGGSNVSVGNAPSGGDEDWVVLIRNQNG, encoded by the coding sequence ATGCGTAATTACTCACTTTTGAATTTATTACTGCTAATCAGCTGGATTACTGCCTGCCAACCGGCCGAAGAACCGGAATCGCTCCCTACCTACCAGCAATGGCATAAAGTAACCCTATCATTTGAAGGACTTGAGACCAGCGAAGACGCTGAAGACAACCCCTTTACCAACTATCGGCTGATCGTCACCTTCTCTAATGGAGATCAATCTTATGAAATACCAGGTTTTTATGCTGCCGATGGTAATGCTGCGGAAAGTAGTGCCACCAGTGGAAATATCTGGCAGGTTCGGTTTGCGCCCAATACGGAGGGAGAGTGGACTTATTCCGCATCTTTCCGAAAAGGCGACAACATCGCCATTAGCACCGATGCTAATGCGGGTGAGCCAATAGCTTTTGATGGTGAGCAAGGCTCGTTTCAGGTAGTAGCTTCCGATAAGCAAGGGAAAGACTTTCGAGCAAAAGGTCGATTGCAGTATGCAGGAGAACGCTACCTGAAATTTGCGGGTACAGATGAGTACTACCTAAAAGGCGGAGCGGGCAGCCCTGAGAACTTACTAGGATACGTAGATTTTGATGGTACTGAGTTTGGCGGGGAAGAAGGGCATAAAGATGGCGAAGCCCCGGTAGATAAGCAGTTACACGTTTACGAAGATCATATAAAAGATTGGAATGAAGGCGACCCCAGCTGGCAGGGCGGCAAGGGAAAAGGTATCATTGGCGGACTTAATTATTTGGCCGGAAAGGGTATGAACTCCCTTTATTTTCTGACCATGAATATTAAAGGCGATGGCGAAGATGTGTGGCCCTACACCGGCTACGATGAGCGCTACCGCTTTGATTGTAGTAAACTAGATCAGTGGGAAACAGTGTTTACTCACGCCGACAGTTTGGGCATCTTGCTACACTTCTTCACCCAAGAAACTGAAAATGAACTATTGTTGGATAATGGGGACTTGGGCCCACAGCGTAAGCTTTATTACCGCGAGCTCATCGCCCGTTTCGCTCATCACTTGGGAGTAGCCTGGAACATGGGAGAAGAAAACGGTTATGCTGAGTTTACCCCCGATTCTCAGAATGACGATCAACGCCGGGCGATGATTAGCTACTTTAAAGAAACCGATCCTTATCAAAACTTTGTAGCACTGCACACTCACGCTGCCCAGAAAGAACGCGATGAGGTTCTAGAGCCATTATTAGGTTATGAAGATCTGGACGGGCCTTCCTTGCAAATTGGTAGACCTGCAAAGGTACACGATGAAACTAAGCACTGGATAAGCGAATCGGGAGAAGCAGGAAAACAGTGGGTAGTCAACCTGGATGAAATTGGCCCATACTACCACGGTGTGTTCCCCGACGATATTGATCCTGAGCACGATACTATCCGCTATGAAGTGCTGTGGGGTAACTTGATGGCGGGTGGCGGTGGTGCCGAATGGTACTTTGGCTACCTCTACGGCGACAGCGATTTAGGACTAGAGACCTGGCGTACCCGCAACAATATGTGGGATCAAACCCGCTACGCTGTGTCTTTCTTTCATGATAACTTGCCGTTCTGGGAAATGGAGTCGGCGGATGAACTAGTAGATGCTGAAGAAACGTACTGTTTTGCCAAACCCGGCGAGGTCTATGCTATCTATTTGCATAGTGTTATCACCACCAATCTTAACCTGGAAGAAGGAAATTATTCCGTACAGTGGTTCGATCCTGAGAACGGAGGTGATTTGCAAAGTGGTAGCGTTACCGAAATCAGCGGGGGAAGTAATGTCTCAGTCGGTAACGCTCCATCCGGTGGTGATGAAGATTGGGTGGTGCTGATACGTAACCAGAATGGATAG
- a CDS encoding phosphoenolpyruvate carboxylase: MLVTDASIDVEKVENDAQFLSECLREVLESLGEHQLADTLQQEPATMNRSMVRLYATYFQWLNLVEENATAQYRRKLETEAGLDRISGLWAKAFRQLSEEGFSEEEIAQLLPKIRIEPVLTAHPTEAKRATVLRHLRDMYLLLVKRENPVWTPQEQQGIRKAIKNQLEILWRTGEIYLEKPAVSDELRNMMYYLTHVFPQSLAWADQRLRDAWSYSGFDPKQLDGYQALPRISFGDWVGGDRDGHPFVTAKVTQRTLLELRRQALQLHAKDLEGLAAKLSFTNIRNTIPDRLNQKIEKMQELIGEATELPLARNQNEPWRQLVNLMRLRIPLDVYDNLDEKPYSYQRSTELSDDLTLLLETLNEINAQSVARNEVEPLLRKVQTFGFHLAALDIRQNSAFHDKAVTQLLEAAALSSNDLPDTDYANWSEEQRIAFLEQELQSARPFTQVAASLPQEAQAVLDCYRVVHQFIQNYGANGLGSLIISMTRSVSDLLTVYLLGREVGLVFWREDGLVSELPVVPLFETIDDLKGSSAILDKFLQHPITQRSLAYQQKQKGEANPVQQVMVGYSDSNKDGGILASLWNVNRGQRNLTEVGKRHGVRIRYFHGRGGTVSRGGGPTHRFLESLPHQSLQGDFRLTEQGETIAQKYANLITSTYHLELMLAGTTKATIRQQSANSSDHPLEPIMDYLSEVSSEYYGKLLKAEGFMDFYAQATPIDVIEASRIGSRPARRTGQRTLNDLRAIPWVFSWSQARFSLTAWYGVGAALEQLQNERPDDFTLLCEQAMSYAPLRYILTNSSSGVLIADESIMHEYAALVEDSELRDRFMEQILAELHRTQRVIETIYGSSIEERRPRIAKMIAMRQPKLAALHRHQISQIKTWRSNKAAGNSDEAILLDLLLTVNAISGGIRATG, translated from the coding sequence ATGCTTGTTACCGATGCCTCCATTGATGTAGAAAAAGTAGAAAATGATGCCCAATTTCTGAGCGAGTGCCTCCGCGAAGTACTAGAGTCGCTGGGTGAGCATCAATTAGCCGATACGCTCCAACAAGAACCCGCGACGATGAACCGCAGCATGGTTCGCTTGTACGCTACTTATTTTCAGTGGCTGAACTTAGTAGAAGAAAATGCTACGGCTCAGTATCGTAGAAAGCTAGAGACTGAAGCTGGACTAGACCGCATTTCAGGATTGTGGGCCAAGGCGTTCCGTCAGTTATCCGAAGAGGGTTTTTCGGAAGAAGAGATTGCTCAATTACTACCCAAAATACGCATTGAACCCGTACTTACGGCTCACCCAACCGAAGCCAAGCGAGCTACGGTACTACGCCACTTACGCGATATGTACTTATTGCTAGTGAAGCGAGAGAACCCGGTGTGGACCCCGCAAGAGCAACAAGGTATCCGCAAGGCAATCAAGAATCAGTTGGAGATATTGTGGCGCACGGGTGAAATCTATTTGGAAAAACCGGCTGTATCCGACGAGCTGCGGAATATGATGTACTATCTTACCCACGTTTTTCCCCAGAGCTTAGCCTGGGCCGACCAACGATTGCGCGATGCTTGGAGCTACTCCGGCTTTGATCCTAAACAGCTTGATGGTTACCAGGCTCTGCCCCGAATTAGCTTTGGCGATTGGGTAGGGGGCGACCGTGATGGGCACCCTTTTGTAACCGCCAAGGTAACCCAGAGAACCCTGCTAGAACTTCGTCGGCAGGCATTACAACTCCATGCGAAAGATTTGGAGGGATTGGCGGCTAAGCTCAGCTTTACCAATATTCGTAATACAATACCCGATCGGCTGAACCAGAAAATTGAAAAGATGCAAGAGCTGATTGGCGAAGCGACTGAACTACCCCTGGCTCGTAATCAGAATGAACCGTGGCGCCAACTAGTTAATTTGATGCGCCTTCGCATACCGCTAGACGTGTATGATAACTTAGACGAAAAACCGTATTCCTACCAACGTAGTACCGAGTTATCCGATGATCTGACTCTACTGCTGGAAACACTGAATGAAATAAATGCCCAGTCGGTAGCCCGTAACGAGGTAGAACCTTTGTTACGAAAAGTACAAACGTTTGGCTTTCACCTTGCTGCGCTGGATATTCGTCAGAATAGTGCTTTTCACGATAAGGCGGTCACCCAGTTACTAGAAGCTGCTGCTCTTTCTTCGAATGATTTGCCTGACACTGATTATGCTAACTGGTCAGAAGAGCAGCGTATTGCTTTCCTCGAGCAGGAATTACAGTCAGCTCGCCCGTTTACTCAGGTTGCCGCTTCACTGCCGCAAGAAGCTCAGGCAGTGCTAGATTGCTATCGGGTGGTGCATCAGTTTATTCAAAACTACGGTGCCAATGGGTTAGGCTCACTGATTATTAGTATGACCCGTAGTGTGTCGGATTTACTGACGGTTTATTTGTTAGGCCGGGAGGTTGGTTTGGTTTTCTGGCGAGAAGATGGGTTAGTCAGTGAACTTCCGGTGGTGCCATTGTTTGAGACGATTGATGATTTGAAGGGAAGCTCGGCAATTTTAGACAAGTTTCTTCAGCATCCCATCACCCAGCGAAGTTTGGCTTATCAACAAAAGCAAAAAGGGGAGGCTAATCCAGTACAGCAAGTGATGGTCGGCTACAGCGACAGTAACAAAGACGGGGGTATTTTAGCCAGTCTCTGGAACGTAAACCGAGGGCAACGCAACCTTACCGAAGTTGGAAAAAGACATGGGGTACGCATTCGCTACTTCCATGGTCGGGGCGGTACGGTCAGTCGGGGTGGTGGGCCCACTCATCGCTTTTTAGAATCGTTACCCCACCAAAGCCTACAGGGTGACTTCCGTCTGACCGAGCAGGGAGAAACCATTGCCCAAAAGTACGCCAACCTGATTACTAGCACCTACCATCTGGAACTGATGTTGGCTGGAACGACCAAGGCTACCATTCGCCAGCAGAGTGCAAACTCTTCCGATCATCCGTTGGAGCCAATTATGGATTATCTGTCAGAAGTGAGCAGCGAATACTACGGAAAACTGCTGAAAGCTGAAGGCTTTATGGATTTTTATGCTCAGGCTACGCCCATTGATGTGATCGAGGCCAGTCGCATTGGCTCTCGTCCTGCCCGCCGTACCGGACAACGAACGCTGAATGATCTACGAGCTATTCCTTGGGTGTTTAGCTGGAGTCAAGCCCGGTTCTCTCTTACGGCCTGGTACGGAGTAGGTGCTGCTCTGGAGCAACTACAAAACGAACGCCCTGACGATTTTACCTTACTCTGCGAGCAAGCCATGAGCTACGCCCCGCTGCGGTACATCCTGACCAACTCAAGCTCGGGCGTACTGATTGCTGATGAATCTATTATGCACGAGTACGCCGCTCTAGTAGAAGACAGTGAACTTCGCGATCGGTTTATGGAGCAGATTCTGGCGGAACTGCACCGAACCCAACGGGTTATTGAAACGATCTACGGCAGTAGCATTGAGGAGCGGCGCCCCCGCATTGCCAAAATGATTGCCATGCGTCAACCCAAGCTAGCTGCCCTACATCGGCATCAGATCTCCCAAATCAAAACCTGGCGTAGCAATAAAGCCGCTGGTAATAGTGACGAAGCCATTCTGCTAGATTTGCTACTAACTGTGAACGCTATTTCGGGGGGGATTCGGGCTACGGGGTAG
- a CDS encoding cyclase family protein: MKTPIDLTLPYDSDMPGVTIEIAKTLESDGWNARTLHLYSHVGTHMDAPLHFGVTDQSIDQIPLTDCMGPAWVVHLPDLPEQYLIEIKDLGDVVEKVEAGDSLLLRTGWSQYLRQSKYRDGLPRISEELAEWCVAKKIKMLGVEAPSVADVNNLPEVTKIHQILLGGEIVIIEGLTNLDKIQQEKVQLIALPLKIQGGDGSPARVIALEE; the protein is encoded by the coding sequence ATGAAAACACCCATTGACCTAACCTTGCCCTACGACTCCGATATGCCGGGAGTCACCATTGAGATTGCCAAGACGCTGGAGAGCGACGGCTGGAACGCCCGCACGCTGCACCTTTACTCTCATGTGGGCACTCATATGGATGCCCCTCTTCATTTTGGGGTCACCGATCAAAGCATTGACCAAATTCCGCTGACTGATTGTATGGGCCCCGCTTGGGTAGTGCACCTGCCTGACTTGCCTGAGCAGTACCTGATCGAAATAAAGGATTTAGGCGATGTAGTCGAAAAAGTAGAAGCGGGTGATAGCCTACTGTTACGTACCGGCTGGAGTCAATACCTGCGTCAATCGAAGTACCGCGATGGGCTGCCCCGCATTAGTGAAGAACTGGCCGAATGGTGCGTAGCGAAGAAAATAAAGATGCTGGGCGTGGAAGCTCCATCGGTGGCGGATGTCAACAACCTGCCGGAGGTAACCAAAATCCATCAAATTCTGCTAGGCGGAGAAATCGTGATTATTGAAGGGCTAACCAATTTGGATAAAATCCAGCAAGAAAAAGTGCAACTCATTGCTCTTCCCCTAAAAATCCAGGGTGGTGACGGTTCTCCCGCTAGGGTTATTGCTTTGGAAGAGTAG